A stretch of the Sphingobacterium thalpophilum genome encodes the following:
- the fabD gene encoding ACP S-malonyltransferase, translated as MKTAYVFPGQGAQFVGMGQDLYNLNEETKALFEKANDILGFRITDIMFSGTDEELKQTKVTQPAIFLHSVILAKALGDSFQPDMVAGHSLGEFSALVAAGALSFEDGLKLVAQRANAMQKACELQPSTMAAILGLEDAIVEDICAQVEEVVVAANYNCPGQLVISGSIEGVDQACALLTEAGAKRALKLNVGGAFHSPLMESAKVELQAAIEAVDILSPRCPIYQNIDAKPQTDPATIKQNLIAQLTGAVRWTQTVQHMLADGATAFVEVGPGNVLQGLVKKVDRQVQTSAATVLA; from the coding sequence ATGAAAACTGCATATGTATTTCCCGGTCAGGGCGCCCAGTTTGTTGGAATGGGCCAAGACCTGTATAATTTAAACGAAGAGACAAAAGCTTTGTTCGAAAAAGCGAATGATATTTTAGGTTTCCGTATTACCGATATTATGTTTTCGGGTACTGACGAGGAGTTGAAACAGACCAAAGTAACACAACCGGCAATTTTCTTGCATTCGGTGATTTTGGCAAAAGCATTGGGTGATTCTTTTCAGCCGGATATGGTAGCGGGACACTCTTTGGGTGAGTTTTCTGCTTTGGTGGCAGCTGGTGCTTTAAGTTTTGAAGATGGTTTAAAGCTGGTCGCTCAACGTGCCAACGCGATGCAGAAGGCCTGTGAGCTGCAGCCTTCGACTATGGCTGCGATTTTGGGCCTCGAGGATGCTATTGTGGAGGATATCTGTGCGCAAGTGGAGGAAGTGGTTGTCGCGGCAAATTACAATTGTCCGGGGCAGCTGGTTATCTCGGGATCCATTGAAGGTGTTGATCAGGCCTGTGCACTGCTGACCGAAGCGGGAGCAAAACGTGCGTTGAAATTAAATGTTGGCGGTGCTTTCCACTCGCCATTGATGGAGTCGGCGAAAGTTGAACTACAGGCTGCAATCGAAGCTGTGGATATTCTCTCCCCCAGATGCCCTATTTATCAAAATATAGACGCAAAGCCGCAGACCGATCCGGCAACGATCAAGCAGAACCTGATCGCACAGCTGACAGGCGCAGTCCGCTGGACACAAACTGTGCAGCATATGCTGGCCGACGGGGCTACTGCATTTGTGGAAGTTGGACCGGGAAATGTCTTACAGGGTTTAGTTAAGAAAGTGGACCGTCAGGTGCAAACCTCCGCGGCAACTGTGCTGGCATAA
- a CDS encoding RDD family protein, with the protein MNKLEINTAQNVKIEYNLASLGSRMIAFAIDYFVIVCYIFFCIFLLDSIHISKSDPYLRYGVIMGMTLPAFFYTLITETAFGGQTIGKKIMKIKVVKLDGSRANFYQYLSRWALSIVDIWMTMGGIAITSIVLSKNGQRIGDIAGETAVISLKPSLKLSDTIYEETTDNHPILFPQVIKLSDKDANLIKDVYQTAFDRRDVGILTALVQRLEKVMDMKHPEKMTPNDFVLQVMKDHYRMFKDK; encoded by the coding sequence ATGAATAAGCTTGAGATAAACACAGCACAAAATGTAAAAATCGAATACAACCTTGCCAGCTTAGGTTCAAGAATGATCGCATTTGCCATCGATTATTTTGTCATTGTCTGTTACATTTTCTTTTGTATATTCCTTCTGGACAGCATACATATCTCCAAAAGCGACCCTTATCTACGCTACGGCGTTATCATGGGCATGACGCTACCTGCATTTTTCTATACCTTGATCACAGAGACTGCATTTGGAGGACAGACCATCGGTAAAAAAATCATGAAGATAAAGGTGGTTAAACTCGATGGATCCCGCGCAAATTTTTATCAGTACCTATCGCGGTGGGCATTATCGATTGTTGATATATGGATGACCATGGGCGGCATTGCCATCACCTCCATTGTCCTATCTAAAAATGGACAGCGCATTGGCGATATTGCAGGCGAGACCGCTGTGATCAGCCTCAAGCCAAGTCTTAAGCTCAGTGATACAATCTATGAAGAAACCACCGACAATCATCCTATTCTATTCCCTCAGGTCATTAAATTAAGCGATAAAGATGCCAATTTGATCAAAGATGTTTACCAGACGGCATTCGACAGAAGGGATGTCGGCATACTCACAGCATTGGTACAGCGCCTGGAAAAGGTCATGGATATGAAGCACCCCGAGAAGATGACTCCCAACGATTTTGTGTTGCAGGTCATGAAGGACCATTACCGTATGTTTAAGGACAAATAA
- a CDS encoding stage II sporulation protein M — MREASFVERNKEKWTLIENNLSISKDVDPDVLASNYIELTNDLAYAQTFYPESKVRKYLNELAVTAHQKIYKDQKASNNKFRSFVMEEIPQAIWSIRRPLMYSLLIFILASVIGFLSAMYDVDFVRLILGDQYVDSTIESIRAGDPAAVYGKGSNFGSAIWITINNVRVAFMAFAFGLFLSVGTGYILFSNGIMLGAFHQLFFQYGVMGKAMSAIWIHGTIEISVIVVAGGCGFAIGNSLLFPGSYTRLASFVRTAKTAMKVLLSTVPFFVVAGTLEGFVTRYYEVSVWLCVIIIVLSLLGIVYFYIINPYRLARRLQWK; from the coding sequence ATGAGAGAAGCATCGTTTGTAGAACGAAATAAAGAAAAATGGACGTTAATTGAAAATAATTTGTCAATTAGCAAGGACGTTGATCCGGATGTACTGGCTTCAAATTATATTGAGCTAACAAATGATCTGGCCTATGCGCAGACATTTTACCCCGAGAGTAAGGTTCGGAAGTACCTGAACGAGCTTGCTGTTACTGCGCATCAAAAAATCTACAAAGACCAGAAAGCTTCCAACAATAAGTTTAGATCTTTTGTTATGGAGGAGATTCCGCAGGCGATATGGTCTATCCGCAGGCCTTTGATGTATTCATTGTTGATCTTTATACTCGCGTCGGTCATCGGTTTTCTGTCGGCTATGTATGATGTCGATTTTGTCCGGTTAATTTTGGGCGATCAGTATGTAGATTCAACGATTGAGAGCATCAGAGCCGGAGACCCCGCAGCGGTGTACGGAAAGGGCAGCAATTTTGGTTCAGCGATCTGGATCACCATCAATAATGTACGTGTGGCTTTTATGGCTTTTGCCTTCGGCTTATTTTTGAGTGTCGGAACAGGCTATATTCTTTTCAGTAATGGCATTATGCTGGGGGCTTTCCATCAGTTATTCTTTCAGTATGGCGTCATGGGCAAAGCGATGTCAGCAATCTGGATTCACGGAACTATCGAAATATCGGTCATTGTCGTGGCGGGCGGATGTGGCTTTGCTATCGGGAATAGCTTATTGTTTCCGGGATCCTATACGCGGTTGGCCTCTTTTGTCCGGACGGCGAAGACGGCAATGAAGGTTTTGCTCAGTACCGTTCCGTTTTTCGTTGTGGCAGGCACATTAGAAGGTTTTGTAACACGTTATTATGAAGTGTCCGTTTGGCTATGCGTAATCATAATTGTATTATCCTTGCTGGGCATCGTGTATTTTTATATAATTAATCCGTATCGGTTAGCCAGGCGATTGCAATGGAAGTAG
- a CDS encoding DUF4129 domain-containing protein → MSRVLVIFLFGFVYALTACHPKQRDVGSDGEAVDSSAIVTDTLVAVPDSIAVDTVGTTKIPAVGSQPNKIDIWEPGLFDSIPRYSQRRAFKMDPYPDIIKRYEDDAFVYSENIKSRVGVLQRVVSRISKWLSDLMPDNPLRFEKEFGYLFAFLALIVLAYILYKVLYNKNSYFITHKPEDEELDTVSYVERNLMNSNLDHYIKESIEQKNYALGVRYLQLQNIQKLAQTGHIIWKHSKTNAEFANEITNDGLRTGFLDCTQVFDRVWFGQFGLSETEFNQYRELFYQYQNQIK, encoded by the coding sequence ATGAGTAGAGTACTCGTGATTTTTTTGTTTGGATTTGTATATGCACTAACAGCCTGTCATCCCAAGCAGCGTGATGTGGGGAGCGATGGTGAAGCAGTGGATTCCTCTGCCATTGTTACCGATACGTTGGTGGCTGTTCCAGACAGTATTGCGGTGGATACCGTCGGGACAACGAAAATCCCGGCGGTTGGCAGCCAACCGAATAAAATAGATATCTGGGAGCCCGGTCTCTTCGATTCTATCCCTAGATACTCCCAGAGGCGCGCCTTTAAGATGGACCCGTATCCGGATATTATCAAGCGTTATGAAGATGATGCTTTTGTGTATTCGGAAAATATCAAATCCCGGGTGGGAGTACTTCAACGTGTTGTGAGTAGGATTTCGAAGTGGCTGAGCGATTTAATGCCCGACAACCCCCTGAGATTCGAAAAAGAGTTTGGCTACCTCTTTGCCTTTCTGGCGCTGATCGTTCTCGCCTACATCTTATACAAGGTATTATATAATAAGAACTCGTATTTTATCACACATAAACCGGAAGATGAAGAATTGGATACAGTAAGCTATGTGGAGCGCAATCTGATGAACAGCAATCTGGACCATTATATCAAGGAGAGTATTGAGCAGAAGAATTATGCGCTTGGAGTCCGGTATCTCCAGCTGCAGAATATCCAGAAGCTGGCACAGACAGGACATATTATATGGAAGCATAGCAAAACGAATGCAGAATTTGCCAATGAGATCACCAATGACGGGCTGCGAACGGGATTCTTGGATTGCACGCAGGTGTTTGACCGGGTGTGGTTCGGGCAGTTCGGATTAAGTGAGACCGAGTTTAACCAATATAGGGAGCTGTTTTATCAATATCAAAATCAAATTAAATGA
- a CDS encoding DUF4350 domain-containing protein: protein MKGSVKFGLILLGVVLLLIGIIDMTSKKPIIWERTFDMKDKNPFGAFVLRQELKHIIDQNNMNIERPLYEYLDSVKRPDKNLLFYTSYFSPGEAAHHKLLDYVSKGGKAMIIANDIDFYLLDSLQIETYNFYGFKKGLDIKDQLRVTLTNDTSKISYDKSELSVVFSKLPKQATILGGITYRDFLLPNFVEVPFGRGLLYLHLTPDLFGNYYLLNSASQYVYVAKCLSYLNDKPVAWYNFRANIRQYRTPMRVILTSDGLRQAWYVLLGGLLLLLVFRSKREQRAVEIVNPEPNLSKEFCETIATLYYENGTPGNMVAKKIDYFLHDLRNRFHVDTLQLQEEGFVEELAERSGVSQAETGFLIKLIIQLRQWPQHEVADLKQLNDTIEEFKLKAKMI, encoded by the coding sequence ATGAAGGGATCTGTAAAGTTCGGCTTGATATTGTTAGGTGTTGTCCTACTGTTGATCGGTATCATCGATATGACGAGCAAGAAACCTATTATCTGGGAGCGTACCTTTGATATGAAGGATAAAAACCCCTTTGGCGCTTTTGTCCTTAGACAGGAATTGAAACATATTATCGATCAGAATAATATGAATATTGAACGTCCCTTATACGAGTATCTGGACAGTGTCAAGAGGCCGGACAAAAATCTGCTGTTTTATACCTCTTATTTTTCCCCCGGCGAAGCTGCTCACCATAAGCTACTGGACTATGTATCTAAAGGAGGTAAAGCCATGATCATAGCAAATGATATTGATTTCTACCTATTGGATTCTTTGCAGATAGAAACGTACAATTTCTACGGATTCAAAAAAGGACTGGATATAAAAGACCAATTAAGGGTAACATTAACCAACGATACGAGTAAGATAAGCTATGATAAGTCCGAGCTGAGCGTGGTGTTCAGTAAACTTCCTAAGCAGGCCACTATTCTTGGCGGTATTACTTATCGGGATTTTCTTTTGCCGAATTTTGTCGAGGTGCCTTTTGGCCGGGGGCTGCTTTATTTGCATCTGACGCCCGATCTATTTGGCAACTATTACCTGTTAAATTCGGCTTCGCAGTACGTGTATGTCGCGAAGTGTTTGTCTTATTTGAACGATAAACCAGTTGCCTGGTACAATTTCAGAGCCAACATCCGTCAATATCGGACGCCGATGCGCGTTATCCTGACGAGTGACGGTCTTCGGCAGGCATGGTATGTTTTGTTGGGCGGGCTGCTGCTGTTGCTCGTGTTCAGGAGCAAGCGTGAGCAGCGTGCAGTTGAGATTGTGAATCCGGAGCCCAATCTCTCCAAGGAGTTCTGTGAGACCATTGCTACGCTCTACTACGAAAATGGAACTCCGGGCAACATGGTGGCCAAGAAGATAGATTATTTCCTGCATGATCTTCGAAACCGCTTTCATGTCGATACACTCCAGCTTCAGGAAGAGGGCTTTGTTGAGGAGTTAGCCGAACGATCAGGTGTATCGCAGGCGGAGACCGGTTTTCTCATTAAGCTGATTATACAGCTACGGCAGTGGCCACAACATGAAGTTGCCGACCTCAAGCAACTGAATGATACGATAGAAGAATTCAAACTTAAAGCAAAAATGATATGA
- a CDS encoding AAA family ATPase: protein MSDFDKYKSFENRTDVSVLYDKMAQVKAEVKKVIVGQDELLDMLLISILASGHALIEGLPGVAKTLSAKLIARTISSDFKRIQFTPDLMPSDVTGSSILDLKTNEFEFRKGPIFANIVLIDEINRAPAKTQAALFESMAERQVSVDGNTYGLPVPFVVFATQNPIEHEGTYRLPEAQLDRFLFKINVNYPELEQELQILREHHAQQAVNKEDQVGTVISAAEIASFQRLIKSIFVHEELLTYIAQVIIKTRTNPSLTLGASPRASIALLESAKASAALNGRDFVTPEDIRRVAPAVLGHRVMLTPEREMEGFTTAYVIDQILNTVDIPR from the coding sequence ATGAGTGACTTCGATAAATATAAATCTTTTGAAAACCGGACAGATGTATCGGTTTTGTACGATAAGATGGCACAGGTAAAAGCGGAGGTAAAAAAGGTGATTGTGGGACAGGACGAACTGCTCGATATGTTGCTGATTTCGATCCTGGCTTCGGGGCATGCCCTGATCGAAGGATTGCCGGGTGTGGCAAAGACTTTGTCTGCAAAATTAATTGCCAGAACGATCAGCAGTGATTTCAAACGGATCCAGTTCACTCCCGACCTGATGCCTTCCGATGTGACAGGCTCGTCCATACTCGATCTCAAAACGAATGAGTTCGAATTTCGTAAAGGACCTATTTTTGCAAATATTGTTTTAATTGACGAGATCAACCGAGCTCCGGCCAAAACGCAGGCGGCACTCTTTGAGAGTATGGCCGAGCGGCAAGTTTCTGTCGATGGTAATACGTATGGTCTACCGGTGCCATTTGTCGTGTTCGCCACACAGAATCCCATTGAGCATGAAGGCACCTACCGGCTCCCGGAAGCACAGCTGGATAGGTTTCTGTTTAAGATCAATGTCAATTACCCCGAGCTGGAGCAAGAGCTGCAGATATTGCGCGAACATCATGCGCAACAGGCGGTGAATAAAGAAGATCAGGTTGGTACGGTGATCTCGGCAGCAGAAATAGCCAGCTTTCAACGACTGATCAAATCTATTTTTGTGCACGAGGAGTTGCTTACGTATATTGCGCAGGTCATTATCAAAACGCGTACAAATCCTAGCTTAACATTGGGGGCATCCCCACGGGCGTCCATTGCATTGCTGGAATCTGCCAAGGCCTCTGCCGCGTTAAACGGTCGGGATTTTGTAACCCCCGAGGATATCAGACGGGTGGCTCCCGCAGTACTGGGGCATCGGGTTATGTTGACCCCAGAACGCGAAATGGAGGGATTCACCACCGCATATGTCATTGATCAGATCCTAAATACCGTTGACATACCAAGATAA
- a CDS encoding DUF58 domain-containing protein, with protein sequence MRKLQQLFLTSQFFYSLIGVAALFTISFFIKGLFLAAWGVFWLWMAVLIFDFILLFSGRRRIEVTRVYPEKLSNGDENSMKLIVQSLYPFGTAIEILEEFPVQLQIRDKEFFVRLASNQSEEITYLLRPTQRGVYRFGRCLALVRRLGFIKRRFVVCQPQETPCYPSYIQLRKYQLLATSNRLNELGIKRIRRIGSAMEFDHVREYVRGDDYRHMNWKASAKVTKLMVNQYEEEKSQPIYSFIDLGRAMRMPFEGLSLLDYAINAALVLSNATILKQDRAGLLTFAKDIHAFIPAEKRNNQMLKISEALYQVETRFNEPEFGKLYSYANAHINKRSLIFLYTNFETLDSLNRQMSYLNMLNRSHLIVVVVFKNVEVEDLAKSSPKKTIEIYNQIIAEKFIYEKQLIVQELIRNGFQIIYTTPENLTINSINKYLEIKARGLI encoded by the coding sequence ATGAGAAAATTACAGCAGCTTTTTCTGACCAGTCAGTTTTTCTATTCTTTGATAGGAGTTGCAGCGCTTTTCACCATCTCCTTTTTTATTAAAGGTCTATTCTTAGCTGCCTGGGGGGTGTTTTGGCTGTGGATGGCAGTGCTGATCTTTGATTTTATTTTGCTCTTTTCAGGTCGGAGGCGAATTGAAGTAACAAGGGTATATCCGGAAAAATTATCCAATGGGGATGAAAATTCCATGAAATTAATCGTTCAATCTTTGTATCCCTTTGGCACAGCGATCGAGATTCTGGAGGAATTTCCTGTACAGCTGCAAATACGGGATAAGGAGTTTTTTGTTCGGTTAGCGAGCAATCAAAGCGAGGAAATTACCTACTTGCTGCGTCCCACGCAGCGCGGTGTATACCGCTTTGGACGCTGCCTGGCTTTGGTTAGACGATTGGGCTTTATCAAACGCAGATTTGTTGTCTGTCAGCCGCAGGAAACTCCCTGTTATCCCTCCTATATTCAACTGCGGAAATACCAGCTTCTGGCGACAAGCAATAGGCTGAATGAGTTGGGAATCAAACGGATCCGTCGCATCGGTTCAGCGATGGAGTTTGATCATGTGAGGGAATATGTTCGGGGCGATGATTACCGGCATATGAACTGGAAGGCTTCGGCAAAGGTTACGAAACTGATGGTAAATCAGTATGAGGAAGAAAAATCCCAGCCCATCTATTCCTTTATCGATCTGGGACGGGCAATGCGTATGCCCTTTGAGGGACTTTCACTATTGGACTATGCGATCAACGCCGCGTTGGTGCTTTCCAACGCTACGATTCTCAAACAGGACAGAGCGGGATTATTGACGTTTGCAAAAGATATCCATGCATTTATTCCGGCCGAAAAGCGGAATAATCAGATGCTCAAGATTTCGGAGGCTTTGTATCAGGTGGAGACCAGGTTCAATGAACCGGAGTTTGGTAAGCTATATAGCTACGCTAACGCACATATCAACAAGCGTTCGCTTATTTTTCTATATACAAACTTTGAAACTCTCGATTCGTTAAATCGGCAGATGAGCTACCTGAATATGTTGAACCGTAGTCACCTCATTGTCGTCGTTGTATTTAAAAATGTGGAAGTGGAAGATTTGGCTAAGAGCTCGCCCAAAAAGACCATCGAGATCTATAACCAAATCATCGCGGAAAAATTTATTTACGAAAAGCAGCTGATCGTACAAGAATTGATTCGTAATGGCTTCCAGATCATTTATACTACGCCTGAAAACCTAACGATCAATTCAATCAACAAGTATCTGGAGATCAAGGCCCGGGGGCTTATTTGA
- a CDS encoding Dabb family protein, producing the protein MKRRHFLLAPMGLVTVPALAHSTSPATELSSGTIIHVVNFWLKKDLTEKEKKSFVGFFEELRKIETVKTLNYGTPAATNPRPVVDNSFDYTLIVTFKDLKDIGVYETHPIHLKAIEKYQHLWTKVMVKDTALIK; encoded by the coding sequence ATGAAAAGACGTCATTTTTTACTTGCACCTATGGGCCTGGTAACGGTACCTGCACTAGCGCACTCCACTTCACCAGCAACAGAGCTGTCTTCTGGCACGATCATCCATGTTGTTAACTTCTGGCTAAAAAAAGACCTTACCGAAAAGGAAAAGAAAAGTTTTGTTGGCTTTTTTGAAGAACTCCGCAAGATCGAAACGGTCAAAACGCTCAATTACGGAACGCCAGCAGCAACCAATCCTAGACCCGTAGTCGACAACAGCTTTGACTATACCCTGATTGTAACTTTCAAAGACCTCAAAGACATCGGCGTCTACGAAACGCATCCCATACACTTAAAGGCAATCGAAAAATATCAGCATCTCTGGACAAAGGTCATGGTCAAGGATACAGCACTGATCAAATAA
- the metK gene encoding methionine adenosyltransferase has product MAYLFTSESVSEGHPDKVADQISDALIDNFLAWDEDSRVAIETLVTTGQVVLAGEVKSNIYLDVQKIARSVIEKIGYTKSEYMFEANSCGVLSAIHEQSADINQGVDRKTKQEQGAGDQGIMFGYANNETDNFMPLALDLSHRLLYELAELRRENKEIKYLRPDAKSQVTLEYGDDHRPKRIDTIVISTQHDEFDSEAAMLEKITHDIKTILIPRVKAQLKPELQLLFNDDIKFHINPTGKFVIGGPHGDTGLTGRKIIVDTYGGKGAHGGGAFSGKDPSKVDRSAAYATRHIAKNLVAAGVADEILVQISYAIGVKDPMGIYVNTYGTSKVNLTDGQIADKIAGLFDMTPYGIETRLGLRNPIYSETAAYGHMGRTPRKVTKEFESSTGEKKFVEVELFTWEKLDYIDKVKEAFGL; this is encoded by the coding sequence ATGGCTTATTTATTTACGTCAGAATCTGTTTCTGAGGGGCATCCGGACAAAGTAGCGGATCAAATTTCAGATGCATTAATAGACAACTTTTTAGCATGGGACGAGGATTCGCGCGTCGCTATTGAAACGCTGGTCACTACCGGACAGGTTGTTCTTGCAGGAGAAGTGAAATCAAATATATATTTGGATGTCCAGAAAATAGCACGTTCGGTGATCGAGAAGATCGGTTATACGAAGTCCGAATACATGTTTGAAGCAAATTCTTGCGGCGTATTATCGGCAATTCATGAGCAATCTGCAGATATCAACCAAGGTGTTGACAGAAAAACAAAGCAAGAACAGGGCGCTGGTGACCAAGGTATCATGTTTGGTTACGCCAACAATGAAACAGACAACTTTATGCCTTTGGCGCTGGACCTTTCGCATCGTCTGCTCTATGAACTGGCAGAGCTGCGCCGGGAAAACAAGGAAATAAAATACTTGCGTCCCGATGCCAAATCGCAGGTGACATTGGAATACGGTGACGATCACAGACCCAAAAGAATCGATACCATTGTCATCTCTACGCAACACGATGAGTTTGACAGTGAGGCTGCCATGCTCGAAAAGATTACCCATGATATCAAGACTATTCTGATTCCGCGTGTGAAGGCACAGCTGAAACCAGAACTACAGCTGCTGTTTAATGACGACATCAAATTTCATATCAATCCTACCGGAAAATTCGTCATTGGCGGACCTCATGGCGATACGGGACTGACCGGACGTAAGATCATTGTAGATACATACGGTGGTAAAGGTGCTCATGGTGGTGGTGCCTTCTCAGGCAAAGACCCCTCTAAAGTGGACCGTTCGGCTGCTTATGCAACCCGGCATATTGCCAAAAATCTGGTCGCCGCAGGCGTAGCAGATGAAATCCTTGTCCAGATATCTTATGCCATCGGTGTAAAAGATCCCATGGGAATCTACGTCAACACCTATGGTACGAGTAAAGTCAATCTAACGGACGGTCAGATTGCTGATAAAATCGCCGGCTTATTTGATATGACTCCGTACGGTATCGAAACCCGTCTTGGTCTCAGAAACCCAATTTATTCTGAAACTGCGGCATATGGCCATATGGGTAGAACTCCAAGAAAGGTGACCAAAGAATTTGAAAGCTCCACGGGCGAAAAGAAATTTGTTGAAGTCGAGTTATTCACCTGGGAAAAGCTGGACTATATCGATAAAGTAAAAGAGGCCTTTGGTTTATAA
- a CDS encoding diacylglycerol/lipid kinase family protein, translated as MSERKQILFVINPISGGKRKTSFKKQVLDVLDLQKFDPTFQQTARPNHAYEIGLQAVREGYDAVIAVGGDGTINELGSALVGSGIPLGIIPEGSGNGLALYLGVPMNEAAAIRRINRFESIEVDCGVVNDRRFFNIAGMGFDASVSENFANENIRGPLGYMKSVFNVLSKYQPAHYKLTIDGEVYERQAFMISVANSPQYGNNAYIAPQASVNDGVLDVCIVHKFPLYILPKMIFHLFNKSADQSSYVEIIPGKNIKIEVDAVSPVHVDGEPIELGDTLNISIIPKALKIIC; from the coding sequence ATGTCAGAACGTAAACAAATATTGTTTGTTATTAATCCTATTTCTGGTGGAAAGCGGAAAACATCCTTTAAAAAACAAGTATTGGATGTGCTTGATTTGCAGAAATTCGATCCTACATTTCAGCAGACAGCGCGACCCAACCACGCTTATGAAATTGGTCTCCAGGCCGTTCGGGAAGGCTATGATGCGGTCATAGCTGTCGGCGGTGATGGAACGATCAACGAGCTGGGCTCTGCTTTGGTCGGTTCGGGAATACCATTGGGGATTATTCCAGAAGGATCGGGCAATGGTCTGGCCTTGTATCTGGGGGTGCCTATGAACGAAGCTGCGGCTATCCGCAGGATCAACCGTTTTGAGTCTATTGAGGTTGACTGTGGGGTGGTCAACGATAGACGTTTCTTTAATATCGCCGGCATGGGATTCGATGCCTCAGTCAGCGAGAATTTTGCGAATGAAAATATCCGTGGGCCACTGGGTTATATGAAATCCGTATTTAACGTGCTAAGTAAGTATCAGCCTGCACATTATAAATTGACTATAGACGGAGAGGTCTATGAGCGGCAGGCCTTTATGATCAGCGTGGCAAATTCGCCGCAATACGGAAATAACGCTTATATAGCGCCACAAGCTTCTGTCAATGATGGTGTGTTGGACGTCTGCATCGTGCATAAATTTCCGCTTTATATTCTTCCGAAGATGATATTCCACCTTTTTAATAAATCAGCGGATCAGTCCAGTTATGTGGAGATCATACCCGGCAAAAATATCAAGATTGAAGTGGATGCTGTTTCGCCTGTGCATGTCGATGGTGAACCGATCGAGCTTGGTGATACATTAAATATTTCCATTATACCAAAGGCGTTGAAAATAATTTGTTAA
- a CDS encoding translation initiation factor: protein MSKNKKQPYEGVVYSTDDNYTYQLADFFQETETLPVQQQNLKVQLDRKMRKGKVVTLVTGFVGKTEDLERLGKLLKQKCGVGGTVKDGEIVIQGEFKQKLYELLLKEGYKVKLVGG from the coding sequence ATGAGTAAAAATAAGAAACAGCCTTACGAAGGCGTTGTATATTCTACAGACGATAATTATACTTATCAGCTCGCTGATTTTTTTCAGGAGACCGAAACGTTGCCTGTGCAGCAGCAGAACTTAAAAGTGCAGCTGGATCGGAAGATGCGTAAAGGGAAAGTCGTCACCTTGGTGACAGGATTCGTTGGTAAAACAGAAGACCTTGAGCGTCTTGGTAAGTTGCTGAAGCAAAAATGCGGAGTAGGCGGGACTGTGAAAGACGGGGAGATCGTCATTCAAGGCGAGTTTAAGCAAAAGCTGTATGAATTGTTACTTAAAGAAGGGTATAAGGTAAAATTGGTCGGTGGTTAA